CCTGAAGGAGCAGGACATCGCCGACCTGGCCGCCTACTACAGCCAGCTGGGCCTGAAGGAAGGCGACGCACCCCCGGCCGCGCTCGCCAAGCCCATGCCCGAGAACGTGCTGGCCCTGGTCTCGCGCGACAAGGACAACAGCTGCACCAAGTGCCACGGCGCCAACTTCAACACGCCCAACGATGGCACGGTGCCCAAGCTGGCCGGCCAGCATGCCGACTACCTGTTCGTGGCGCTCAAGTCGTACCGCGTCAAGAACAACCTGCACCTGGGCCGTTCGAATGCGGTGATGGCGCAGCAGGTCGAGCCCAAGAAGTTCACCAACGCCGAACTGAAAACGCTCGCCAGCTACATCAGCTCGCTGCCCGGCGACCTCAAGACGGTGCCGGAGTCGCGCATCCACCGCGCCGCGCAATAAGCAGACGCCGCGGCCGACCGGCCCCATGAAGAAAGCCCGCATCGCGGGCTTTCTTGTTTGCGGGACCGGGTTTCGTCAGACGTCGAAGAACACCGTCTCCTCGGGGCCCTGCATGCGGATGTCGAAGCGGTAGCTCACCGCGCCGCCTTGCTCCACGCGCTCGGCAATCAGCGTGTGGCGGCGCTCGGCCGGCACGCTGGCCAGCACGGCGTCCTTGGCGTTGGCTTCGGCCTCGTCGCTGAAATACACGCGCGTGAAGGCATGCAGCAGCAGGCCGCGCATCAGCACGATCGCATTGATGTGCGGGGCTTCGCCCGGCGTTTCGGCACCCGGCTTCACGGTGTGGAACACGAAGCGGTTCTGCGCATCGGTGCCCGTGCCGGCGCGGCCGAAGGCGCGAAAGCCGATCTCGCGCGCCTCGGCGGGCGTCTGCGGATAGCGGCCTTGGCCGTCGGGCTGGCTGATCTCGACCAGGGCGTCGCCAATGGGATTGCCGTCGCCGTCGATCACGCGGCCTTCGAGGCGGATGCGCTCGCCGGAGGCGTTGTCCAGCGCCACCACGGCGTCGAAGGGCTGGTCGAAGTCATAGCCGTACTGCGTGGCGGTGAGGCCATAGGCGAAGTAGGGGCCCACGGTCTGGGAGGGGGTCTGGCCGAAGTCGGCTTCCTGTGCGGTCATCAACATGGTGTGTGTCTCCTTCTTGCTCAGCGGTTTTCGAATGGCGTTTCGTCCGCGCCGCGCAGCACGATGTCGAACTGGTAGCCCAGCGCGTAGCCTTCCTCGGTGATGTCGAGGCTGAAGTCGGCGATCAGCCGATTGCGGTAGCGCTCGGGCGTGCCGGTGATCATGGGGTCGTACTGCATCAGCGGGTCGCCGGGGAAATACATCTGCGTGACCAGGCGGCTCGCAAAGCTCTGGCCGAACAGCGACAAGTGGATGTGCTGCGGTCGCCAGGCGTTGGGGTGGTTGCCCCAGGGATAGGCGCCGGGCTTGATGGTGAGGAAGCGGTAGCGGCCCTCGCTGTCGGTCAGGCAGCGGCCCGCGCCCAGGAAGTTGGGGTCCAGCGGTGCGTCGTGCTGGTCGACCTTGTGCACGTAGCGGCCGGCGGCGTTGGCCTGCCAGAGCTCCACCAGCGTGTTGGCCACGGGGCGGCGGCGCTCGTCGAGCACCTGGCCGGTGAGGATCATGCGTTCGCCCAGCGGCTCGCCGTTCTTGCGCGCATTGCGCGTCAGGTCGTGGTCGAGCGCGCCGATGCTGTCGTGGCCGTAGACCGGCTGCTGCAGCTCGCCCAGCGACGCTTTCAGCGGAACCAGGGGCTTCTGCGGGCCGCGCTTCACGGTCGACTTGTAGCCGGGGTAGATGTACGAGGGGTGGGCCTCCCAGTCGCGCGGGGTGAGGATGGCGGGGGAGGCCTGGGTTTTCGTCAACATGCCGTTGTCTCCTTGTCGTGGGACGAATCGAAATCTGGAAGCCGAACTTTAGAAGCCGCATTCGATGATGTAAATTGAAGATTGGTCTGTTTTACATAACCCACAGTAATTGAAAACTCCAGCCGATCTTCGCCAGGACTTTGTGCGCAACGTGCAGCTGCGCCACCTGCGCTGCCTTGTCGCGGTGGCGCAGGAGCGCCATCTCGCGCGCGCTGCGGAGCGGCTGTCGCTGAGCCAGCCGGCGGTGTCCAAGACGCTGGCCGAACTGGAGGCCATCGTCGGGGCGCGCCTGGTCGAACGCGGCAATGCCGGGCGGCGCGGCGTGCAGGGGCTCGCACCGGCCGGCGAGCAGCTGCTGGCCCATGCCCTGCGCGTGCTCGAGGCCATCGACGCCAGCGCGCAGGCGGTGGCGCCGGCCTCCGGCGAGCGCGTCGAGCGGCTGCGCATCGGCGCGCTGCCGAGCGTGGCGCCGGCGCTGCTGCCGCTCGCGCTCGCGCGCTTTCGCGAGCGCTGGCCTTCGGTGCAGCTGGTGGTGAAGAGTGCGGCCAACCCGGTGCTGCTCGACGAGCTGCGCGCCGGCGAGCTCGACCTGGTGCTGGGCCGCATCAGCGATCCGCGGCTGATGGGCGGGCTCAGCTTCGAGCTGCTCTACACCGAGCCGCTGGTGTTTGCCGTGCGCGCGGGCCATCCGCTGGCGGCGCGGTCCACGCGGGCGGTGTCGGTGCAGGCGGTGCTGGACTTTCCGCTGGTGGTGTACGGCGAGGGCACCATCCCGCGCCACAACACCGAAAGCTTTCTGTCGGCGCGCGGCCTGGCGCTGCCGGCCCACGCACTGCAGACGCTCGACGTTGCGGTGGCGCGCGGCCTGCTGGCGGTTTCCGACGCCGTCTGGATCACCCCGCTTGGCGCCGCGCGCGGCGAATTGGCCGACCAGCGCCTGGTCCGCCTGCGCATCGAAACCGCCGGCACCGACGAGCCCGTGGGCCTGCTGCTGCGCAGCGATGCCGAACCCTCGGCGCTGCGCGGCGCCATGGCCGCGCTGCTGCGCGAAGGCGCGAAGCAGCAGGGCGCACCTCCAACCCGATCCCCAAAAAAGCCGCAGGCTTGATCCATTCGCGAAACACCGTGGAACCGGCTCCGCCGGGCCACCGGTGTTGCCCCCGGTAGGGGGTAGGAGTAGCGACACGAAGTGCGCGAAGCCTGGGGGCGAGCCTTATCTAGTCGCGCGGCGCTGCACGCAGGCCACGTAGCCGTCGCCATCCGGCGCGCGGCCGGCGCGCTGGCTCTCCCACATCATCTGCCCCAGGCACTCCATGGCTTCGTGATGCGCATCGAGCAGCGAGCCGCGGCGCGCGGCCAGCAACTCGACGGCCTGCCGGATTCCGCGCGGCTGGTCGATCGAGCATTGCTCGCTGATCGAAAGATGCATCGACAGATGCAGGAACGGGTTCTCGCGGCCGCTCGAACCGTCGTACACGCGCGCCACCGCGGCGCCGGCGTCGGCCAGGTCCTCGTGGTATTCGGGATGCGCGTCGATCCATCCGGCGGCAATCGTCTCGAGCGCTTCCATCGGCAAGCCTTGCCGGTGCTTTGCGTACACGTCGCAAAAGAAGCGGCGCACGTCTTCCTGGGAGGGATTGAACATATCTGTATGGAGAACAAAAAAGAAGGGAGGAGAGGCGAGGAAATCGGTGTGTCCGCTGCTTCGAAATGCGCTCGATGTTCCGGTAGCGGGACGTTACATCGTTACGTAACGAAGCGCCAAAAGAGCCCTGCAAGCGCTGTTTTCGGCGCTCGCATGCGCACCGCGTTTCAGAAAAATATTCATAGGAATCAATAGCTTGCGTCGATGGCAGGTCCGCGGCCCCAAAGAGTTTGCAGCGCGGCACGCTAGTTGCCCCTGTACATGCATCTTTTGTCACAGAGGCCGTCATGAACGCACCACAAGCACCGACCCATTCGACCGAAGGACTCGCCGCCAGTGGCGTTGCTCCTGTGGTCATCGCCCAAGCCAACAGCACACCGTTCGGCGCACCCGCAGCGATCGGCTCGTCAGCGCCTGCCGCCGCCGCGGCACCCTCGAGCGTGGGCACATTGTCCAATGCTACGCCGGGCGTCGCGGTGATGCGCGAGGGTGTCCGCATTCCGGTGGACGGCAACCAGACCCTGATCGCGGGCGACCGCGTGATCGTTCCCGAAGGCGGACAGGCCAACGTCCTGTTCCCCGGCTCGGCCACCAACAAGGCGCCGCTGGCCGGCGTCTTCACCGGCGGCACCGACGCCACCATCGGCTCGACCAAGCTGCCCGGCGGCCTCGAACAGGTGAACGTGGACGTCGCCTCGGGCGACCTGCAGGTGACCCCGCCCGACAGCGACGCCGATGCGGCCGCACTGGCCGTCACCAAGAAGCTCGCTGCCGGCAGCGGTATCGGGCTCGGCGAATTCGCGCTCGGCGCACTGGGTGCTGCTGCGCTCGGTGCCGCGCTGGGCGGCGGTGGCGGTGGCGACGGCGGAACGATCCCGTTCTTCGCCGGCGGTGGTGGTGGCGGTGAGGGCGATGCGGATGCAGACGCCGATGCGGATGCGGATGCGGATGCCGACGGTGATGCGGATGCTGATGCTGACGCTGACGCTGACGCTGACGCTGACGCTGACGCCGATGCCGATGCCGATGCCGATGCCGATGCCGATGCCGACGCCGACGCCGATGCTGACGCAGACGCAGACGCCGATGCTGACGCAGACGCAGACGCAGACGCAGACGCAGACGCTGACGCTGACGCTGACGCTGACGCTGACGCCGATGCAGACGCCGATGCAGACGCTGACGCCGATGCCGATGCCGATGCCGATGCAGACGCAGATGCAGATGCAGACGCAGACGCAGACGCAGATGCCGACGCCGATGGCGACGACGGCCTGCTCGATCCAGGCGACGGTGCGGCCGGCGGCCTGGTGGGTTCGATCGGCGACACAGCCGGTCTCGGCGACTCGCTCGACCCGGTGCTGGGCGTGGTCGACGGCGCGACGGATGTGGTGGACGACGTGCTGGCCCCGGTGCTCGGCTCCGACTTCTCGGAGAACGATCCCAACCAGCTCGACCCGGCGGACGATTTCGTCGAAACCGTGGCTGGGGGCGTGGGCGGCGTGGCCAGCCCGATCGTCGACGGCCTGCTCGGCGAAGGCGCAACGGGCGCACTGGTCGATCAGCTGGTCAAGCAGGTCGACTACGTCACCGACGCCCTCCAGAACGGGCTGGACAACCTGGTGGGCGATGACGGCATCGTGAGCGGCCTGACCGGCAGCCTCGGCCTGGACGGCGCCCTCGACGGCCTCGTGGGCGACGACGGCGTGGTCGGCAACGTGGTGGAAGGCCTGCTCGGCCAGGACAGCCTCCTCGGCGGGCTCGTCGGCGAAGAAGGCCTGGTCGGCGGCCTGCTCGCCGAAGGCGGCGCGCTTGACGGCCTCATCGGTGAAGGCAGTGCCATCGGCAGCCTGCTGGACAACGTGATCGGCGACGAAGGCATCGTCGGTGGCCTGCTGGGCGACGACGGCGCGCTGGGCGGCGTGCTCGGCGGCGTGCTGGGCGAAGACGGCCTGCTGGGCGGCGTGCTCGGCCAAGGCAGCCCCGTGGGCAGCCTGCTCGGCGGCGACGGCGTGGTGGGCGGCCTGCTCGGCGGTGACGGCGCGCTGTCCAGCCTGCTGGGCAGCGATGGCCTCTCCGACGGCCTGCTGGGCCAGGACGGCCTGGTGGACAACCTCCTGGGCGCCGACGGCGCGGTAAGCGGCCTGCTCGAAGACAGCCCGCTGGGTGGCCTGCTGGGCGGTGAAGACAGCCTGCTCGGCGGCCTGACCGATGGCGTGCTGGGTGAAGAAGGCCTGCTGGGCGGTGTGCTTGGCGACGACGGCGTGCTGGGCGGCCTGCTCGGCGAAGACGGCTTGCTTGGCAGCGGCGGCGCCGTCGGCAGCCTTCTGGCCGAAGACGGCTTGCTCGGCGGCGTGCTCGGCGACGATGGCTTGGTCGACAACCTTCTGGGCGACGAGGGCCTGCTGGGCGGGGTGCTCGGCGAAGACGGCCTGCTGGGTGGCCTGTTGGGCGAAGACGGCCTCGTGGGCAACCTGTTGGGTGGCGACCTTTTGGGTGGCGACTTGCTCGGCGGTGACCTGCTGGGTGGCATCCTGGGTGAGGACGGTCTACTGGGCGGCCTGCTCGGTGGCGACCTCCTGGGTGGCGACCTGCTCGGCGGTGATCTGCTGAGTGGCGTGCTCGGTGAAGACGGCCTCGTCGGCAACCTGCTCGGTGGCGACCTCCTGGGTGGCGATCTGCTCGGTGGTGACCTGCTGAGCGGTGTGCTCGGTGAAGACGGCCTCGTCGGCAACTTGCTCGGCGGCGACCTCCTGGGTGGCGATCTGCTCGGTGGTGACTTGCTGAGTGGCGTGCTGGGTGAAGACGGCCTCGTCGGCAACTTGCTCGGTGGCGACCTCCTGGGTGGCGACCTGCTCGGCGGTGACCTGCTGAGCGGTGTGCTCGGTGAAGACGGCCTCGTCGGCAACTTGCTCGGTGGCGACCTCCTGGGTGGCGACCTGCTCGGCGGTGACCTGCTGAGC
This genomic window from Variovorax paradoxus contains:
- a CDS encoding c-type cytochrome, with product MNKLLTTMFAFAVACVTVSAQAQQVTGNAQEGAKKVAMCVGCHGIVGYQASFPEIHKVPMIAGQSASYITSALTAYEGGDRKHPTMRAIADTLKEQDIADLAAYYSQLGLKEGDAPPAALAKPMPENVLALVSRDKDNSCTKCHGANFNTPNDGTVPKLAGQHADYLFVALKSYRVKNNLHLGRSNAVMAQQVEPKKFTNAELKTLASYISSLPGDLKTVPESRIHRAAQ
- the pcaG gene encoding protocatechuate 3,4-dioxygenase subunit alpha: MLMTAQEADFGQTPSQTVGPYFAYGLTATQYGYDFDQPFDAVVALDNASGERIRLEGRVIDGDGNPIGDALVEISQPDGQGRYPQTPAEAREIGFRAFGRAGTGTDAQNRFVFHTVKPGAETPGEAPHINAIVLMRGLLLHAFTRVYFSDEAEANAKDAVLASVPAERRHTLIAERVEQGGAVSYRFDIRMQGPEETVFFDV
- the pcaH gene encoding protocatechuate 3,4-dioxygenase subunit beta — protein: MLTKTQASPAILTPRDWEAHPSYIYPGYKSTVKRGPQKPLVPLKASLGELQQPVYGHDSIGALDHDLTRNARKNGEPLGERMILTGQVLDERRRPVANTLVELWQANAAGRYVHKVDQHDAPLDPNFLGAGRCLTDSEGRYRFLTIKPGAYPWGNHPNAWRPQHIHLSLFGQSFASRLVTQMYFPGDPLMQYDPMITGTPERYRNRLIADFSLDITEEGYALGYQFDIVLRGADETPFENR
- a CDS encoding LysR substrate-binding domain-containing protein, yielding MKTPADLRQDFVRNVQLRHLRCLVAVAQERHLARAAERLSLSQPAVSKTLAELEAIVGARLVERGNAGRRGVQGLAPAGEQLLAHALRVLEAIDASAQAVAPASGERVERLRIGALPSVAPALLPLALARFRERWPSVQLVVKSAANPVLLDELRAGELDLVLGRISDPRLMGGLSFELLYTEPLVFAVRAGHPLAARSTRAVSVQAVLDFPLVVYGEGTIPRHNTESFLSARGLALPAHALQTLDVAVARGLLAVSDAVWITPLGAARGELADQRLVRLRIETAGTDEPVGLLLRSDAEPSALRGAMAALLREGAKQQGAPPTRSPKKPQA
- a CDS encoding DUF1841 family protein, which gives rise to MFNPSQEDVRRFFCDVYAKHRQGLPMEALETIAAGWIDAHPEYHEDLADAGAAVARVYDGSSGRENPFLHLSMHLSISEQCSIDQPRGIRQAVELLAARRGSLLDAHHEAMECLGQMMWESQRAGRAPDGDGYVACVQRRATR